One window from the genome of Alnus glutinosa chromosome 13, dhAlnGlut1.1, whole genome shotgun sequence encodes:
- the LOC133854617 gene encoding nuclear transcription factor Y subunit C-1-like has protein sequence MRQAGRYSGVVSGGRTGPPLLPLARIKKVMKKSGDNVKMVSGEAPIVFSKACELFIEELTQRSWTVAMQRKKKTLHKEDLASAIIATDIFDFLVHLVSNSTPSLDLAPVERQSLKSN, from the coding sequence ATGAGGCAAGCCGGAAGATATTCAGGAGTAGTCTCCGGCGGCAGAACTGGGCCTCCCTTGCTACCATTGGCCAGGATAAAGAAGGTCATGAAGAAGTCAGGGGACAACGTCAAAATGGTATCTGGAGAGGCCCCGATTGTTTTCTCCAAGGCTTGTGAGCTGTTCATAGAGGAATTGACACAAAGGTCTTGGACGGTGGCCatgcaaagaaagaaaaagacactTCACAAAGAGGACTTGGCCTCAGCTATTATAGCCACTGATATCTTCGACTTTCTTGTCCATTTGGTGTCTAATTCTACTCCCTCTCTTGACTTGGCCCCGGTGGAAAGACAGTCATTGAAGTCTAATTAG
- the LOC133854616 gene encoding LIM domain-containing protein WLIM2b-like has translation MAFSGTQQKCKACDKTVHFIDMLTADGASYHKTCFKCSHCNGKLVISSYSSMDGVLYCKPHFEQLFKETGSFTKKFQTPARSQNEMNRTPSKLSFKFSGTQEKCFVCQKTVYPLEKVSMEGEFYHKKCFRCSHGGCFLTHSSYAALDGTLYCKHHFAQLFKEKGSYNHLIQTASIKKNGGTKPTPEPEAEQEAAQQQEL, from the exons ATGGCGTTCAGTGGGACTCAGCAGAAATGCAAGGCTTGCGACAAGACTGTTCATTTCATTGACATGTTGACAGCTGATGGTGCTTCTTATCATAAAACCTGCTTCAAATGCAGTCACTGCAATGGAAAGCTTGTG ATAAGCAGCTACTCCTCCATGGATGGTGTCTTATACTGCAAGCCTCACTTCGAGCAACTCTTCAAGGAGACTGGAAGTTTCACAAAGAAATTCCAGACAC CCGCAAGGTCACAAAATGAGATG AATAGGACCCCTAGCAAACTCTCCTTTAAGTTTTCTGGGACtcaagaaaaatgttttgtCTGCCAAAAAACAGTATACCCTCTGGAAAAG GTGTCAATGGAGGGGGAATTTTACCACAAGAAATGCTTCAGGTGTTCTCACGGTGGCTGCTTCCTCACACACTCATCCTATGCTGCTTTGGATGGAACTCTTTACTGCAAGCACCACTTTGCTCAGCTGTTCAAGGAGAAGGGAAGCTACAATCATCTCATCCAGACTGcttcaattaagaaaaatggaGGAACAAAGCCAACACCTGAACCAGAAGCTGAACAGGAGGCAGCCCAGCAGCAAGAGCTATAG
- the LOC133854793 gene encoding nuclear transcription factor Y subunit C-1-like, producing MRQAGIYSGILSGGRTGPHLLPLARIKKIMKKSGDNVKMISGEAPIVFSKACELFIEELTQRSWMVAMQGKRRTLHKEDVASAIVATDVFDFLVDLVSASSGNSVNPVDFSPVEMETVLQS from the coding sequence atgagGCAAGCCGGAATATATTCAGGAATACTCTCCGGCGGCAGAACTGGGCCTCACTTGCTGCCGTTAGCGAGGATAAAGAAGATAATGAAGAAGTCTGGCGACAACGTCAAGATGATATCCGGGGAGGCGCCGATTGTGTTTTCCAAGGCCTGTGAGCTGTTTATAGAGGAGCTGACACAGAGGTCTTGGATGGTTGCCATGCAAGGAAAGAGAAGGACGCTTCACAAAGAGGACGTGGCCTCCGCTATTGTAGCCACTGATGTCTTTGACTTTCTTGTCGATTTGGTGTCGGCGTCGTCTGGTAATTCTGTTAACCCTGTCGACTTCTCCCCGGTGGAAATGGAAACAGTACTCCAGTCTTAA
- the LOC133855002 gene encoding remorin-like, which produces MEEEGTQKVDRQEPAPSVEEKGKVDEERAPNDVAEEKKAVIPPPDQKAVPAVNEKVADIVIMKSSGGPVDRDAVLAQVANEKRLALIKAWEESEKTKADNKAYKKLSAVGSWENSNKASVEAQLKKIEEKFDTKKAEYAEKMKNKLADIHKEAEEKRATIDAKRREEFLKVEETGTKFRASGYIPKKILGCFSY; this is translated from the exons ATGGAAGAGGAGGGGACCCAGAAAGTTGATCGTCAAGAGCCTGCGCCGTCGGTTgaagaaaagggaaaagttGATGAAGAGAGAGCTCCAAACGACGTAGCTGAAGAGAAGAAGGCTGTGATCCCACCTCCTGACCAGAAGGCCGTTCCTGCTGTTAATGAAA AGGTTGCAGATATTGTTATTATGAAAAGTTCAGGGGGTCCGGTCGACAGAG ATGCTGTGCTTGCACAGGTTGCAAATGAGAAAAGGCTTGCTTTAATTAAAGCATGggaagaaagtgaaaaaacAAAGGCAGACAACAA GGCATATAAAAAGCTCTCCGCTGTTGGATCATGGGAAAACAGCAACAAAGCTTCTGTAGAAGCACAACTCAAGAAGATTGAG GAAAAATTCGATACAAAGAAGGCAGAGTATgctgagaaaatgaaaaacaaattggCTGATATCCACAAGGAAGCGGAAGAAAAGAGGGCAACAATTGATGCCAAACGAAGAGAAGAATTCCTTAAGGTAGAGGAGACAGGTACAAAGTTCCGTGCTTCTGGATATATACCTAAGAAAATCCTTGGATGCTTCAGTTACTAA
- the LOC133854778 gene encoding uncharacterized protein LOC133854778, whose translation MDGPIALTSAATIASTSSFFTSGTRVHIFRRRSRVLSVITQNKRNRFVVFASKEGDPPKLDQWDQMELKFGHLMGEDPKLTLAKIMGRKANSDSSYLEIEKNFNKKKGKLVEIKEVPFDGTKESSSLDGLNLVRPVPKKGFTSKADDKPPEMKKPIQRVRKAVGSSTKGSIPNVILRKPTVFNEDGLGEKQSRLSIKPNLSLKMGNVQVKDKFSDMTLLRKPEPVSVNKVIEKKLESVGNVDAKVVDGIELKMRREEANDEVDAFMLLKRPDPMSANTKIEDKWEQLGDAEAEVHNDIEQNVFDGFSEFTGTPNATENFEEIEDGLFSNETEQDNDLNPLEQSDMEFSQEVTALSELSDTNSVDSGVNLTMEAALQGKPKRLDQSVKVTPKSTREETALMNSEGYGTAFEFSNLDATSPLEGNEDADWTKAEDLVKLGNRGEVELISSSTRGFVVSFRSLIGFLPYRNLAAKWKFLAFESWLRQKGLNPSMYRQNLAVIGSYDAAYKNSPLKSSLDPEVDKKIEGEISADMKLEDLLKIYDQEKIKFLSSFVGQKIKVNVVLADRRSRKLIVSVRPKEKEELVERKKSLMAKLQVGDVLKCCIKKITYFGIFVEVEGVPALIHQTEVSWDATLDPASYFKIGQIVEAKVHQLDFALERIFLSLKEITPDPLMETLESVVGDHNPLDGRLQAAKAETEWADMESLIRELQQIKGIRSVSKGRFFLSPGLAPTFQVYMASMFENEYKLLARSGNKVQEVIVQTSLGKEEMKSAILICTNRVG comes from the exons ATGGACGGTCCGATTGCCCTCACCAGTGCCGCCACCATTGCCAGCACCAGCTCCTTCTTTACCAGTGGAACCCGGGTTCATATattcagaagaagaagcagagtcCTTTCTGTGATCACCCAGAACAAGCGAAATAGATTCGTGGTCTTCGCTTCTAAAGAAGGAGACCCTCCCAAGCTCGACCAATGGGACCAAATGGAGCTCAAGTTCGGCCACTTGATGGGCGAGGACCCCAAACTAACCCTGGCCAAG ATAATGGGTAGAAAAGCAAACTCAGATTCTTCGTATCTTGAAATTGAGAAgaattttaataagaaaaaggGAAAGTTAGTGGAAATAAAGGAGGTTCCATTTGACGGCACGAAGGAATCGAGTTCGTTGGATGGTTTGAATTTGGTTCGACCTGTGCCGAAGAAAGGGTTCACATCGAAAGCTGATGATAAGCCGCCGGAGATGAAGAAACCGATTCAAAGGGTCAGGAAGGCAGTTGGTAGTAGTACTAAAGGGAGTATTCCTAACGTTATCTTGAGAAAACCAACCGTGTTTAATGAGGATGGTCTTGGAGAAAAGCAGTCAAGGTTGAGTATTAAACCAAATTTATCGTTGAAAATGGGAAATGTGCAAGTGAAGGATAAATTTAGTGATATGACACTTTTAAGGAAGCCAGAGCCAGTGAGTGTCAATAAAGTTATTGAGAAGAAACTAGAGTCTGTTGGTAATGTAGATGCCAAAGTTGTTGATGGTATTGAGTTGAAAATGAGGAGAGAAGAAGCAAATGATGAAGTTGATGCTTTCATGCTGTTAAAAAGGCCTGATCCGATGAGTGCCAATACTAAAATTGAGGATAAATGGGAGCAGCTTGGGGATGCAGAAGCTGAAGTCCACAATGATATCGAACAGAATGTTTTTGATGGTTTTTCAGAATTTACTGGAACTCCGAATGCAACGGAAAATTTTGAGGAGATTGAGGATGGCTTATTTTCTAATGAAACCGAGCAAGACAATGACTTAAAT CCACTGGAGCAGAGTGATATGGAGTTCAGTCAGGAGGTTACTGCTTTGAGTGAACTGTCAGATACAAATTCAGTTGATTCTGGAGTCAACTTGACCATGGAAGCTGCACTTCAAGGAAAACCAAAAAG ATTAGACCAATCTGTGAAAGTAACACCAAAGTCTACCAGAGAAGAGACAGCACTCATGAATTCTGAAGGTTATGGTACTGCCTTTGAGTTCAGCAATCTCGATGCTACATCACCTTTAGAG GGAAATGAAGATGCGGATTGGACCAAGGCAGAAGATCTGGTTAAGCTAGGAAATAGGGGAGAAGTGGAATTAATAAGCTCTAGCACCAGAGGTTTTGTT GTATCTTTTCGCTCTTTGATAGGGTTTCTGCCATATCGTAATCTTGCTGCCAAGTGGAAGTTCTTGGCTTTTGAGTCATGGTTGAGACAGAAGGGCTTAAACCCATCAATGTATAGACAAAATTTAGCAGTTATTGGAAGCTATGATGCAGCATACAAGAATTCTCCTCTTAAATCGAGCCTTGATCCAgaagttgataaaaaaattgagggagaaATATCGGCAGATATGAAATTGGAAGATCTTCTTAAAATTTATGATCAAGAGAAAATCAAATTCTTGTCATCGTTTGTGGGCCAG AAAATCAAAGTAAATGTGGTGTTGGCAGACAGAAGATCTAGAAAGCTTATAGTTTCTGTGAggccaaaagaaaaggaagagctggttgagagaaagaaaagtcTCATG GCTAAACTTCAAGTAGGGGATGTTTTGAAATGTTGCATCAAGAAGATTacttattttggtatttttgttgAG GTTGAAGGAGTGCCTGCTCTAATTCATCAGACAGAAGTATCTTGGGATGCCACTTTGGACCCTGCATCATACTTTAAAATTGGTCAG ATCGTGGAAGCAAAAGTTCACCAATTGGATTTTGCACTTGAAcgcatttttttgtcattaaaggAGATTACG CCAGATCCATTGATGGAGACCTTGGAATCTGTGGTTGGTGATCATAATCCCCTGGATGGGAGATTACAAGCAGCAAAAGCAGAAACTGAG TGGGCTGATATGGAATCTCTTATCAGAGAACTGCAACAGATTAAAGGGATCCGGTCTGTATCAAAAGGCCGTTTTTTCTTGAGCCCAGGTTTAGCTCCAACATTTCAG GTGTATATGGCATCCATGTTTGAGAACGAGTATAAGTTACTTGCTCGATCCGGAAACAAAGTACAAGAG GTCATAGTTCAAACATCATTGGGTAAGGAAGAGATGAAATCCGCAATCCTAATATGTACCAACAGAGTGGGATAG